In Streptomyces sp. DG2A-72, one genomic interval encodes:
- a CDS encoding helix-turn-helix domain-containing protein codes for MIGTLFRSEDVPAEDRFDLWRERVGRTVAPADLTSDHAADYWAEQRLLQLGPVTVWPTSFLPSRFRRNARMVRQSDPELYHLRLVLGGGLAVDHDGRYDTYGPGDLYLADSSRPGDVRAYSDGERRACTGVGVEVPKALMHVPPHRELLGRRLSGREGIGALLTDFLTGLDRQADTLRPSDAPRLGTVLVNLLSAWIAQVLEAEGALPPETRQGALITRIHAFIQQNLHDPNLAPPVIAAAHHISLSYLHRLFQEAAQGETVAACVRRRRLEGARGDLADPAQRTTPIHTIATRWGLPRASDFTRAFRAAYGMSPKEYRLQALAVRE; via the coding sequence ATGATCGGGACGCTGTTCCGGAGCGAGGACGTGCCTGCGGAGGACAGGTTCGACCTCTGGCGAGAGCGCGTCGGCCGGACAGTCGCACCCGCCGACCTCACCAGTGACCACGCCGCCGACTACTGGGCGGAGCAGCGGCTGTTGCAGCTGGGACCGGTGACGGTGTGGCCGACCTCGTTCCTGCCGTCGCGGTTCCGCCGGAACGCGAGAATGGTGCGGCAGTCCGACCCCGAGCTGTACCACCTGAGGCTGGTGCTCGGCGGAGGGCTGGCGGTCGACCACGACGGACGGTACGACACGTACGGCCCGGGCGACCTGTACCTGGCCGACAGCTCACGGCCTGGCGACGTGCGGGCGTACAGCGACGGCGAGCGCCGCGCCTGCACGGGCGTGGGCGTGGAGGTTCCCAAGGCACTGATGCATGTGCCGCCACACCGGGAGCTGTTGGGCAGACGACTGTCCGGGCGGGAGGGAATCGGCGCTCTGCTGACGGACTTCCTCACCGGCCTGGACCGGCAGGCGGACACCCTGCGGCCGTCCGACGCACCGCGCCTGGGAACCGTCCTCGTCAACCTGCTGTCGGCCTGGATCGCCCAGGTGCTGGAGGCGGAGGGCGCCCTGCCGCCGGAGACCCGGCAGGGCGCCCTGATCACTCGCATTCACGCGTTCATCCAGCAGAACCTGCACGACCCGAATCTGGCACCGCCCGTCATCGCCGCCGCGCACCACATCTCGCTCAGCTACCTGCATCGCCTGTTCCAGGAAGCGGCGCAGGGCGAAACCGTCGCGGCCTGCGTCCGCCGCCGCCGACTGGAGGGCGCCCGCGGCGACTTGGCCGACCCGGCCCAGCGCACCACGCCGATCCACACGATCGCCACCCGCTGGGGTCTGCCGCGCGCCTCCGACTTCACCCGCGCCTTCCGCGCCGCGTACGGGATGTCACCCAAGGAGTACCGGCTCCAGGCGCTCGCCGTGCGGGAGTAG
- a CDS encoding RICIN domain-containing protein, whose amino-acid sequence MHMKNLPRVFAAALMALCAVAATLVYTLASSTPANAEDDWRNLRNLNAGRCLVVPTSSTANGTGLVQWTCTEDFDQDWTFTKVAGGNGDRYLVRNRNSGQCLAMPNSSLADGTQAVQWPCNAAGNEQVWVHDSWNRLRNLNSDKCLAVPNSTTANGAAIVQWTCSTNLDQRWVWSEDTSTYARLYNFGTGQCLANPGSSYDNGIAMIQWSCSNSDSNYWALQSVSGGFRVVNKANGKCLALAGASTQNGAKVIQWPCGGGDEQVWVRISLDRFQNKNSGLCLAIPSSSQTPGTEAIQWTCSTSGSQQWMW is encoded by the coding sequence ATGCATATGAAAAACCTGCCCCGCGTCTTCGCGGCCGCCCTCATGGCGCTGTGCGCAGTCGCCGCCACCCTGGTGTACACACTCGCCTCGTCCACACCGGCGAACGCGGAGGACGACTGGAGAAACCTCCGCAACCTCAACGCGGGAAGATGCCTGGTCGTCCCGACCTCCAGCACGGCGAACGGCACCGGCCTGGTCCAGTGGACCTGTACTGAGGACTTCGACCAGGACTGGACGTTCACCAAGGTGGCGGGCGGCAACGGGGACCGCTACCTCGTCCGCAACCGCAACAGCGGCCAGTGTCTCGCCATGCCCAACTCCAGCCTGGCCGACGGGACACAGGCCGTTCAGTGGCCCTGCAACGCCGCGGGCAACGAGCAGGTCTGGGTCCACGACAGCTGGAACCGGTTGCGGAACCTGAACAGCGACAAGTGTCTGGCGGTCCCCAACTCCACCACCGCCAACGGCGCCGCGATCGTCCAGTGGACCTGCTCGACGAACCTGGACCAGCGCTGGGTGTGGTCCGAGGACACCTCGACCTACGCCCGTCTCTACAACTTCGGCACCGGCCAGTGCCTGGCCAACCCCGGCTCCAGCTACGACAACGGCATCGCGATGATCCAGTGGTCGTGCAGCAACAGCGACAGCAACTACTGGGCGCTCCAATCGGTGTCCGGCGGCTTCCGGGTCGTCAACAAGGCGAACGGCAAGTGCCTGGCCCTCGCGGGCGCGAGTACGCAGAACGGCGCCAAGGTCATCCAGTGGCCGTGCGGCGGCGGCGACGAGCAGGTCTGGGTCCGCATCAGCCTGGACCGGTTCCAGAACAAGAACAGCGGGCTGTGCCTCGCGATCCCCAGCTCCAGTCAGACCCCGGGAACGGAGGCCATTCAGTGGACCTGCTCGACAAGCGGGAGTCAGCAGTGGATGTGGTGA
- a CDS encoding sialidase family protein, with protein sequence MDLLDKRESAVDVVKLVKRRRAWPALLTALVLTVLSGLLLPGSAAAEGTSSESTVYANVVTGGDGTRTPDIVSTSANNAVVAWREGLRPGNVDMGYIRYSYTTDGGANWSRPQMLAQETSAFAWHYVILYKAGNELFAFLGRTPIRDTDNDDKDDTADDGINHNGLPISDTVVKRSTDEGHSWQTYPATFPDIPNMVFAGHPLKWTNPSNPDDVRHVMPYWASKRENGVLTSTDMKTWSKAGSVINGNDDAVKAGENQIALSQSGTAGNELVMVARSANDYAMKATSTNGGASWSPFVRDTSLPSADTSKAYFTKDSNGQYLYIYNYPVRSANPPDPAYRDVLYYKTKRRDGSWSAPKFFANGTEPEVDSPGTTGEGWDTYAMADEYAPGKFFVVWEYDTSRIKVNRLDISDAP encoded by the coding sequence GTGGACCTGCTCGACAAGCGGGAGTCAGCAGTGGATGTGGTGAAGCTGGTGAAACGCAGACGGGCATGGCCCGCACTCCTGACCGCACTCGTCCTCACCGTCCTGTCCGGCCTGCTGCTGCCGGGGTCGGCCGCCGCCGAGGGCACGTCGTCCGAGTCGACGGTCTACGCGAACGTCGTCACCGGGGGCGACGGGACGCGCACCCCCGACATCGTCAGCACCAGCGCGAACAACGCGGTCGTCGCCTGGCGGGAGGGCCTCCGGCCCGGCAACGTCGACATGGGGTACATCCGGTACTCGTACACGACCGACGGCGGCGCCAACTGGAGCCGCCCCCAGATGCTGGCCCAGGAGACCAGCGCGTTCGCCTGGCACTACGTCATCCTCTACAAGGCGGGCAACGAGCTGTTCGCGTTCCTCGGGCGCACGCCGATCCGGGACACGGACAACGACGACAAGGACGACACCGCGGACGACGGGATCAACCACAACGGCCTGCCGATCAGCGACACCGTCGTAAAGCGCAGCACCGACGAGGGTCACTCCTGGCAGACCTACCCCGCCACCTTCCCGGACATCCCCAACATGGTCTTCGCCGGACACCCGCTGAAGTGGACGAACCCCAGCAACCCGGACGACGTCAGGCACGTCATGCCGTACTGGGCGAGCAAGCGGGAGAACGGAGTGCTGACCTCCACGGACATGAAGACCTGGTCGAAGGCAGGCTCGGTGATCAATGGAAACGACGACGCCGTCAAGGCCGGCGAAAACCAGATCGCCCTCTCCCAGTCCGGCACGGCCGGGAACGAACTGGTCATGGTCGCCCGCAGCGCCAACGACTACGCCATGAAGGCCACGAGCACCAACGGTGGCGCCAGCTGGTCGCCCTTCGTGCGGGACACCAGCCTGCCGAGCGCGGACACGTCCAAGGCCTACTTCACCAAGGACAGCAACGGGCAGTACCTGTACATCTACAACTACCCCGTTCGGAGCGCGAACCCACCGGACCCCGCCTACCGCGACGTCCTCTACTACAAGACCAAACGCCGCGATGGAAGCTGGAGCGCCCCCAAGTTCTTCGCCAACGGCACGGAGCCCGAGGTCGACTCTCCAGGCACCACAGGGGAGGGCTGGGACACATACGCGATGGCCGATGAGTACGCCCCGGGCAAGTTCTTCGTCGTCTGGGAGTACGACACCAGCCGCATCAAGGTGAACAGGCTCGACATCTCCGACGCACCCTGA